One genomic window of Clostridioides sp. ES-S-0054-01 includes the following:
- a CDS encoding cell wall-binding protein Cwp25 codes for MRISKKVLALGISALLLSVSFPISINALNKIENIQGIDKYETAGLISDNQDFTTAILINADSTMVDGIASSGLAGVNNAAILLTNKDDIPEATLQRLNRVTKIYVIGGENSISKDVEKMLLMRRMQVIRIDGVDRVDTSYKIAAEIEKIKSSDKMFLVNGFKDEADAVSVASVAYRDGAPIILTKDIPSAEEDTDLDPWFGVSPFPVYAIGGESTLSDYIVSRYRATRIGGVDRYQTNKNIIEKFYNGAKEFYVTSGDDLVYALVASPLAKNAPVALVSNKSDKSILNGASKVTAIGISDKNIIEQCLDAVKK; via the coding sequence ATGAGGATTAGTAAAAAGGTATTAGCGTTAGGTATTTCAGCACTATTGTTAAGTGTTAGTTTTCCAATATCAATAAACGCACTAAATAAGATTGAAAATATTCAAGGGATAGATAAATATGAAACTGCTGGACTTATTTCAGACAATCAAGATTTTACAACAGCAATCCTTATCAATGCTGATTCTACAATGGTAGATGGCATTGCTTCCAGTGGTCTTGCAGGAGTAAACAATGCAGCTATTTTATTAACTAATAAGGATGATATACCAGAAGCAACACTTCAAAGACTGAATAGAGTTACTAAGATATATGTAATAGGTGGAGAGAATTCTATAAGCAAAGATGTAGAAAAAATGTTGCTTATGAGAAGGATGCAAGTTATAAGAATTGATGGAGTAGATAGAGTGGATACAAGTTATAAAATTGCAGCTGAAATAGAAAAGATTAAAAGCAGTGATAAGATGTTTTTAGTAAATGGATTTAAAGATGAAGCTGATGCAGTAAGTGTTGCGTCTGTTGCGTATAGAGATGGAGCTCCTATAATATTGACAAAAGATATACCTTCAGCAGAAGAAGATACGGATTTAGACCCATGGTTTGGAGTTTCTCCTTTTCCAGTATATGCTATTGGAGGAGAGTCTACATTAAGTGATTACATAGTGAGTAGATACAGAGCAACTAGAATTGGTGGTGTTGATAGATATCAAACTAATAAAAATATTATTGAAAAGTTTTATAATGGAGCAAAAGAGTTCTATGTAACAAGTGGAGACGATTTAGTTTATGCTTTAGTTGCATCACCACTTGCAAAAAATGCTCCTGTTGCTTTAGTTTCAAATAAAAGTGATAAGAGTATATTAAATGGAGCTAGTAAAGTAACAGCAATAGGTATAAGTGATAAGAATATTATAGAGCAGTGTTTGGATGCTGTAAAAAAGTAA
- a CDS encoding GIY-YIG nuclease family protein, with protein MDRKRELKQLYKEMKFDTGVFIIKNDITKKIYLGKSNDIKSKFNSLKFQLGAGSCMIKDLNNDWKKYGEKAFTFEVLELIKHDDKKTEKDYLEELDILELVWLEKLNEDNSYEIYSI; from the coding sequence ATGGATAGAAAACGTGAATTAAAACAATTATACAAAGAAATGAAATTTGACACAGGCGTATTTATAATAAAAAATGATATTACTAAAAAGATTTACCTTGGAAAGAGTAATGATATAAAAAGCAAATTTAACTCCCTCAAATTCCAACTTGGTGCTGGCTCATGTATGATAAAAGATTTAAATAATGATTGGAAAAAATACGGAGAAAAAGCTTTTACATTTGAAGTATTAGAACTTATAAAACATGATGACAAGAAAACTGAAAAAGACTACTTAGAAGAACTAGATATTTTAGAGCTGGTTTGGTTGGAAAAATTAAATGAAGATAATTCTTATGAAATTTATTCTATATAG
- a CDS encoding CGNR zinc finger domain-containing protein, translating to MNKKIELIGNFASDWIRYSDYEYKITEEDELYIVPTEDAVFTMYNPFDVADDIIVDIIRIGQEALQDIPKETKEMRLKKEVLEFVKKYGLLGLIYSSVYNRDIVGEERVLMIEKNYITKENILSTDEYVNMFIPFASDEDVYFKKYRRGIDVSKREESPKFFGKRPLILDLVFSKFYTEQLDWIVSFAKDMCKHFNQICVYKNTSNLLTESVTIMSGGFNPQKIGFSISQLDKPTIAWEFDSLKTAIETIYAFAITSEPSSINKCKYCGKIYIPTNSKSQYCSPSCRNCSNVKKSRSRAKKDK from the coding sequence ATGAATAAAAAAATAGAATTAATAGGGAATTTTGCAAGTGATTGGATTAGGTATAGTGATTATGAATATAAAATTACTGAAGAAGATGAATTATATATAGTACCAACTGAAGATGCTGTATTTACTATGTACAATCCATTTGATGTTGCAGATGATATAATAGTAGATATAATTCGTATAGGACAAGAGGCACTACAAGATATACCAAAAGAGACGAAAGAAATGAGATTAAAAAAAGAAGTACTTGAATTTGTAAAAAAATATGGATTATTGGGTTTAATATATTCAAGTGTATATAATAGAGATATAGTTGGAGAAGAAAGAGTACTGATGATTGAAAAGAATTATATTACAAAAGAAAATATATTGAGTACTGATGAATATGTAAATATGTTTATACCATTTGCAAGTGATGAAGATGTGTATTTTAAAAAGTATAGAAGAGGTATAGATGTATCAAAGAGAGAGGAATCTCCCAAGTTTTTTGGAAAGAGACCATTAATTTTAGATTTAGTATTTTCAAAGTTCTACACTGAACAACTGGATTGGATTGTAAGCTTTGCTAAAGATATGTGTAAACACTTTAATCAAATTTGTGTATATAAAAATACATCTAATCTATTAACTGAAAGTGTTACTATTATGTCTGGAGGGTTTAATCCCCAAAAGATAGGATTTTCTATAAGTCAACTGGATAAACCAACTATTGCATGGGAGTTTGATTCTTTGAAAACAGCGATTGAGACTATTTATGCCTTTGCAATTACAAGTGAACCTTCTTCTATAAATAAATGCAAGTACTGTGGTAAGATTTATATTCCTACAAATTCTAAATCTCAATACTGCTCACCTTCTTGTAGAAATTGTTCAAATGTAAAGAAAAGTAGAAGTAGAGCTAAAAAAGATAAATAA
- a CDS encoding amidohydrolase, with translation MKEYIINNIEEIREELIDLSKKIWENPELAFEEKYASSIQKEYLKSKGFKIEEVENLPTGFIASFGEGKPVIGILGEYDALPELSQCVSAERKPLVEGEAGHGCGHNLLGVAGVGAVVSIKKLIEENKFNGTIKYFGCPAEEEGGGKTVMCVNGCFDDVDCAFTWHPFDINTPWRGGSLANLSVKFKFKGITAHAAQAPHNGRSALDAVEIMNVGANYLREHVIDSIRMHYVITNGGGRPNVVPGFAESWYFIRGKKAKDAEHVLDRLIKVAQGAAMMTETEMEYKVTDGIYDYIPNQCLTDLVYNNMVFVGCPKTTPEEEEFAKKLCDTLTREERLGVATSFQNDKSIVESYIHQGIVDGDKDKGLAGSTDVGDVSYVIPVAQFAMAAWPVGIASHTWQSCSSAGSNIGFSAMINSAKVLACSAYDVFMDTKIIDEAKIEFDKSLDGQKFKPLV, from the coding sequence ATGAAAGAGTATATCATAAATAATATTGAAGAAATAAGAGAAGAATTAATAGATTTATCTAAGAAAATATGGGAAAATCCAGAATTAGCTTTTGAAGAAAAGTATGCAAGTAGCATTCAAAAAGAATACTTAAAATCAAAAGGATTTAAAATTGAAGAAGTAGAAAATTTACCTACTGGATTTATAGCAAGTTTTGGAGAAGGTAAACCTGTGATTGGAATACTTGGAGAGTATGATGCTTTACCAGAGCTATCACAATGTGTGAGTGCAGAAAGAAAGCCCTTAGTAGAAGGAGAAGCTGGACATGGATGTGGGCATAACCTATTGGGTGTAGCAGGTGTAGGAGCAGTTGTTTCTATAAAAAAATTAATAGAAGAAAATAAATTTAATGGAACAATAAAATATTTTGGTTGTCCTGCTGAAGAAGAAGGTGGAGGAAAGACTGTTATGTGTGTAAATGGCTGTTTTGATGATGTGGATTGTGCGTTTACATGGCATCCTTTTGATATAAATACACCTTGGAGAGGTGGAAGTCTAGCAAACTTATCTGTTAAATTCAAATTTAAAGGGATAACAGCCCATGCAGCCCAAGCTCCTCATAATGGTAGAAGTGCACTTGATGCTGTTGAAATTATGAATGTTGGAGCTAATTATTTGAGAGAACATGTTATTGACTCTATAAGAATGCACTATGTCATAACTAATGGTGGTGGAAGACCTAATGTAGTTCCTGGTTTTGCTGAAAGTTGGTATTTTATTAGAGGTAAAAAAGCAAAGGATGCAGAACACGTTCTTGATAGATTAATAAAAGTAGCTCAAGGAGCAGCAATGATGACAGAAACTGAAATGGAGTATAAGGTTACAGATGGAATATATGATTATATACCAAACCAATGCTTGACTGATTTGGTTTACAATAATATGGTTTTTGTTGGTTGCCCTAAAACTACTCCTGAAGAAGAAGAATTTGCGAAAAAATTATGTGATACTCTTACTAGAGAAGAAAGACTAGGTGTAGCAACGTCATTCCAAAATGATAAATCTATTGTAGAAAGCTATATACATCAGGGGATAGTTGATGGAGACAAAGATAAAGGATTAGCTGGTTCTACTGATGTTGGAGATGTAAGTTATGTTATACCAGTGGCTCAATTTGCAATGGCAGCATGGCCAGTGGGAATTGCAAGTCATACATGGCAGTCATGTTCATCAGCAGGTTCAAATATAGGATTTTCTGCTATGATAAATTCAGCTAAGGTACTGGCTTGTAGTGCTTATGATGTATTTATGGATACTAAAATTATTGATGAAGCAAAGATTGAATTTGATAAATCATTAGATGGACAAAAATTTAAACCATTGGTATAA
- a CDS encoding NifU family protein — translation MREKVEKVLEEKIKPVLQRDGGDVELIDVNENGVVLVRLQGACSGCPGATMTIKAIIENVLVSEVPGVTQVLGV, via the coding sequence ATGAGAGAAAAAGTTGAAAAAGTGCTTGAAGAAAAGATAAAACCAGTATTACAAAGAGATGGTGGGGATGTAGAGCTTATAGATGTAAATGAAAATGGCGTAGTTTTAGTTAGACTACAAGGTGCATGTAGTGGATGTCCAGGAGCTACTATGACAATCAAAGCTATTATTGAAAATGTCTTGGTGAGTGAAGTTCCAGGAGTAACTCAAGTATTAGGTGTTTAA
- a CDS encoding TIGR03987 family protein, which yields MNSKLILAIVFITSALIFYTIGVFGERKAKILKKKHVIIFWLGLIFDTLGTFTMSNIANSHTFEVKSVLSQNLHSITGLLAIVLMLFHASWATFVLYKDDEEKKKFFHKFSIVVWIIWLIPYFIGMFIGMAG from the coding sequence ATGAATTCTAAATTAATACTTGCAATAGTATTTATAACGTCAGCTTTAATTTTCTACACTATAGGTGTATTTGGAGAAAGAAAGGCTAAAATTTTAAAAAAGAAACATGTAATCATATTTTGGCTTGGTTTGATATTTGATACTTTAGGAACATTTACAATGAGTAACATAGCCAATAGCCACACTTTTGAAGTAAAATCTGTTTTATCACAAAACCTTCATAGTATTACAGGTCTTCTTGCAATTGTGCTTATGCTTTTTCATGCAAGTTGGGCTACTTTTGTCTTATACAAAGATGATGAAGAGAAGAAAAAATTCTTTCATAAGTTTAGTATAGTTGTATGGATTATATGGCTAATTCCATACTTTATAGGTATGTTTATTGGTATGGCTGGATAA
- a CDS encoding winged helix-turn-helix transcriptional regulator — translation MLLKELYSKTMYTVEENFKENRLTHQQIIVIKLIAHNQELTISQLCEEMSLAKGTVSGIISRLEQIGYIEKFKKSDDKRNTYVKFTTTGLEFATNFKIKMQESFDDIFKNCDEQELNDLVKNLRNILVKIKER, via the coding sequence ATGCTTTTAAAAGAACTCTATTCTAAAACTATGTACACAGTAGAAGAAAATTTTAAAGAGAATAGATTAACACATCAACAGATTATAGTTATAAAACTGATAGCTCATAATCAAGAGCTTACTATATCACAATTATGTGAAGAGATGTCTTTGGCTAAAGGAACAGTTTCAGGTATAATCAGCAGATTAGAACAGATTGGATATATAGAAAAATTCAAAAAATCTGATGATAAAAGAAATACATACGTTAAATTTACAACAACAGGGCTTGAGTTTGCCACAAATTTTAAAATTAAAATGCAAGAAAGTTTTGATGACATCTTTAAAAACTGCGATGAGCAAGAATTAAACGATTTAGTAAAAAATCTTAGAAATATATTAGTAAAAATAAAGGAGAGATAA
- a CDS encoding ABC transporter permease codes for MWFFLLQQRGDWGLLKDILKKLLQFILVMFLLSFVVFYMARLAPGDPLISYYGDGVERMSTQEKENAMKKLGLDEPIYSQYIKWISNASKGEFGISFKYKQNVTSVINDVYINTIILGGSGYILTFVLALLLGIFCTLHEDKLVDRVICKLGTITNCIPSFWVALVLILVFSINLSILPSSGAYAMGEETSILSRVSHLILPLTVLILSHLWYYTYMIRNKLLEEIREDYVLLCKAKGLNNRTIVFKHCLRNIMPSYISIMAISIPHILGGTYVVEKVFSYPGLGTLCFESAKYHDYNMLLVLCLITGALVVFGNMLAQIINNKIDPRMKYDRGDANEATV; via the coding sequence ATGTGGTTTTTTTTATTGCAACAAAGGGGGGATTGGGGTTTGTTAAAAGATATACTGAAAAAGTTGTTGCAGTTTATTTTGGTAATGTTTTTATTATCTTTTGTTGTTTTTTACATGGCAAGACTTGCTCCAGGAGACCCATTAATTTCTTACTATGGCGATGGAGTAGAAAGAATGAGTACTCAAGAAAAAGAAAATGCTATGAAAAAACTTGGTTTGGACGAACCAATATACAGTCAATATATAAAATGGATTTCAAATGCGTCAAAAGGAGAATTTGGGATTTCATTTAAATATAAACAAAATGTTACTTCTGTTATAAATGATGTCTATATAAACACTATAATATTAGGTGGTTCAGGGTATATACTTACCTTTGTGTTAGCCCTATTGTTAGGAATATTTTGTACACTACATGAAGATAAGCTCGTTGATAGAGTCATATGCAAATTAGGGACAATAACCAACTGTATACCATCATTTTGGGTTGCTTTGGTACTTATACTTGTATTTAGTATAAACCTAAGCATACTTCCAAGCAGTGGTGCTTATGCAATGGGAGAAGAAACCAGCATATTAAGTAGGGTATCGCATTTAATCTTACCTCTTACAGTACTTATATTGAGTCACTTATGGTATTACACATATATGATAAGAAATAAATTGCTAGAGGAAATAAGAGAAGATTATGTACTTTTATGTAAAGCAAAAGGTTTAAATAATAGAACCATTGTTTTTAAGCATTGCCTGAGAAATATAATGCCATCGTATATCAGTATAATGGCTATTTCTATACCTCATATACTGGGAGGAACTTATGTAGTTGAAAAAGTTTTTTCTTATCCTGGGTTAGGAACTCTTTGTTTTGAAAGTGCAAAGTATCATGATTATAATATGTTATTAGTTTTATGCTTAATAACAGGGGCTTTAGTAGTATTTGGGAATATGTTAGCTCAAATTATAAACAATAAAATAGACCCTAGAATGAAATATGATAGAGGTGATGCCAATGAAGCCACAGTATAG
- a CDS encoding ABC transporter permease → MKPQYSDFEIVGEDYILLAEDEHIETKKTLFKKIKELPYISIIILSIVVIGSVFSSFIMTHEPTYMDLASSNLAPNKTFLFGTDSMGRDIYSMIWYGGKISLFIGLFSTVISTVIGIIYGSISGFASELVDDAMMRFTEIILSIPSILIIIFVQAILGNSNPVSMSIVIGITSWMNISKIVRTEVRQIRNSEYILAAKSMGGGFFYILRQHLLPNFVASIMFMVVTNIGAAIGTESTLSFLGIGLPIEIVSWGSMLSLSEEALLSNRWWIILIPGIFLVTTLVCITNIGNYIRKNNNKKSSNL, encoded by the coding sequence ATGAAGCCACAGTATAGTGATTTTGAAATTGTAGGAGAAGATTATATTTTATTAGCAGAAGATGAACATATAGAAACAAAGAAAACCTTATTTAAAAAAATTAAAGAATTACCATATATATCGATTATTATTTTATCAATCGTAGTTATTGGAAGTGTATTCTCATCTTTCATAATGACACATGAGCCAACATACATGGATTTAGCAAGTTCTAATCTAGCTCCAAATAAAACTTTTTTATTTGGAACAGACTCAATGGGTAGAGATATATATTCTATGATATGGTATGGAGGAAAAATATCTTTATTTATAGGATTATTTTCCACTGTAATATCAACTGTTATAGGAATTATTTATGGTAGTATAAGTGGCTTTGCATCTGAACTTGTAGATGATGCAATGATGAGATTTACAGAAATCATACTTAGTATACCTTCAATATTAATTATAATATTTGTACAAGCTATACTTGGAAATTCAAATCCAGTATCTATGTCTATAGTAATAGGGATAACAAGTTGGATGAATATATCTAAGATAGTAAGAACAGAGGTTAGACAAATAAGAAATAGCGAATACATACTAGCAGCTAAGAGTATGGGGGGAGGATTCTTTTATATATTAAGGCAACATTTACTTCCAAATTTTGTGGCATCAATAATGTTCATGGTTGTAACAAACATAGGTGCAGCTATTGGCACTGAATCAACGCTTAGCTTTTTAGGAATTGGTCTACCTATAGAAATTGTTTCTTGGGGAAGTATGTTATCTTTATCAGAGGAAGCATTACTTTCAAATAGATGGTGGATTATACTGATTCCAGGTATATTTTTGGTTACCACATTGGTGTGTATAACTAATATAGGTAATTATATAAGAAAGAATAATAATAAAAAATCTAGTAATTTATAA